DNA from Arthrobacter sp. SLBN-112:
CCAGGCCATGGCGCCCCTGGAGGCCGAACTGATCGAGATGGATTGGCCTGCCGTCCCCGCCGAGGTCCGTGCGGTTTCGGCGCACCGGTCCCTCGTGGTGCTGCTGACGTCACTGGACAGCGGGGCGCCGGAAGAAGGCCTGCTGCCCGCGGCGGAACGCCTGGCACGCCAGCATGTCGTAGTAGTGGCGGCCGTCCGCGATCCCCAGCTGGGCGCCATGCTCGGCGACCGCAACGATGCCACGGCGGTGTTCCGCGCGGCTGCGGCCGAGCGGGCCCTCCTCCAGCGGGCGGCGGTGACGGCCGAGCTGCGCCGCTACGGGGTGGAAGTGGTGGATGCCGAGCCACACGACTTGCCGCCAAGGCTTGCAGACATGTACATCAGGCTCAAGGCTGCGGGTAGATTGTGAAACCCAAAGGCAGTCGCTGCTCCACAGGCAACAGGAGGTCCACTTCATGAACGTCCCGATCTACCAGCAGGCCCTGGGCGGGGAATTCTCCCGGCTGCAGCCTGAACTCCAGGAGTACTTCTCGCTGGTCCCGGGATCCGGACAGTACGGCGTCGGGGAAGGAACTTTCGACGTCGTGGGCTGCCGCCAGCGGTGGCTGCGCCCTTTGCTGCGGCTCACCGGGGGTGAAGAGGCCTTTTTCCCTGAGTATGGGGAGAACGTCCCGTTCCGGATCGAGAACCACGCGCACCAGGATCCGTTCGGTCGATCCAGCCTTACCGCCCGCCGCGAGATCCGCTTCCCGGAACGCACGCGGCTTTTCCAGGACACCACCAGCGTCACCAACCGGGGTGGCAGCACCCAACTGGTGGACTACGTTGGGCGCTACCGGCGCCTGGTGACCGACCTGAATTTGAGCGTTACCGCCGGGGGAAGGCTGCGCGGCGTGTCAGAGGCGTCGCGGCTCTTCCTGGGCCCGCTCCGGGTGCCGCTTCCGGCAGCCCTGGACGCCAAAGCCTACGCCGAACAGTGGTGGGATCCTGCCGAGGGCAGCAACGGCCGGCACCGCATCCAGGTGAAGGTCATCCAGCCCCAGATCGGTCTGGTCCTGGTGTACGCCGGGGCCTTTGATTACCGGCTCCGCACCTATACCGGCGGCAGTTCCGCCCAAAGCTACCTGCCCCGCTACGCCCAGCCGGACCGTTGGGAGAACAGGGTGTAGCCCTATCCCAGCGCCTGCTGGTTCAGGCCGTCGGCTACCTGGGTGAGCCTGCCCAGGACGGCCGTGGCCCGCGCTGGTGAGTGCTCTGCCAGGCCGGCTGCCGGGGTCACCCGGATGGCGCCGAGCAACGACGGCGGAAGACCCAGCTGGCGCCATGGACGCCATACCGATTCCACGCAGTCGGCAACCCGGGGCAGCGAACCGCCGGCCGGCACGTCCAGCGCACCCGCCCAGAACTGTTTGCCTGCCTCCACCGCCGCGGCCACGTGCTCCCACTGCCGGTTGGTCAATGCCTTAAGAGGCAGCGCGATGCCGTCCGCACCGGCGGCCAGAGCCAGCTCGATCGGCGCTTCGATTTCAGGGCAGGACACGACAACTTCAGCTGCACCGGCAGAGCGCAGGGCATCCAGGACCAGACGCCAGGACTCGCGTGCTTCTGATGCGGGTACGGCGCGGAGGGTGCGGTATCCGCTGGACGTGGGTATGGTTCCGGCCAGCACGGCGGCGATGTCGGGCTCGTCCACCTGCACCACCAGGCGGGCACCCGGGACCGCGGCGGCCACCCGGCGAAGGTAGCCCCCCACCCCCGCGGCAAGGGACGCGGCGATATCCCGGCGGGCGCCGTAGTCCAGCAGGGCGCGCTCCCCGTTATGCAGATGCAGGCCGGCGGCAAGACTGAGCGGTCCCGCCAGCTGGACCTTCAGTTCACCAGCGGATACGTCCTCGGCCCCGGCCACGTCAGCGAGGACGTTCAGGTCGGTGGACAGTGCCGACGCTGCCCGATGCATGTCCTTGCCGGGGCGGTCAACCAGCCGCCATCCGTAGGGCTGGACGTCCACCGCCAGCTCTTCCAGGAGCGAGGCGGTGCGGCCCACGGCATCGGAACCGACGCCGCGCTGGGGCAGTTCGGCGAGGAATGGCAGGTGCGGACTGCCGAGTTCGCCGCGGATGATCCGGGCGGCTTCGAGCGGGTCATCGCCCGGCCATGGACCCAGACCGGTGGCCGTCACTTCCTTGGCTGCGGCTTCCTTGACAGGCGCTACGGCCGGACGCCGGTCAGGCTCCGGTTGCTGCTGTTCCCGGCTCACGCCAGTGCGGAGGTCTGCGGCTGCTGGCCGGACGAGGCCTGGTGGTCTTCGGCGATGGCCTCGTGATGGCGGATCACCTCGCCGATGATGAAGTTGAGGAACTTCTCCGCGAATGCCGGGTCGAGGTGGGCGTCCTCCGCGAGGCGGCGCAGCCGTGCGATCTGGGCCGCTTCACGTCCTGGATCGCCGGCCGGGAGGCGGTGCGTTGCCTTCAGGAAACCCACTTTTTGCGTGGCCTTGAAGCGCTCGGCGAGGAGGTACACCAGGGTGGCATCGATGTTGTCGATGCTGGAACGGATGGACAGCAGTTCAGCCATCACCGAATCGTCCACGTGGCCTGCCAGCGAGCTGGCGGATGGATCAAAATCGTCGGAGCCGGGAGAGGTGGGGTTGTGCTGCGTCATGGTTCCAGTCTATGGGAGCCGATGGAATCGACGCGGGTGTGAAGCGCCGGTGCCGGCCGTTCGCCGGCTCCGGCGCTTCACACTTCACGGATCTCCTCCCGGGTCAGATGCCCAGGAGCGCCCGGTGCTCCTCCCGCCGTTTAGCCTGTTCGGCCGGATCCGGCACCGGCAGGGAGGCGATCAGCCGGCGCGTGTAGTCATGCTGCGGGTTTCCCATGATCTGGCTGCCGATCCCCTGCTCCACCATCTTGCCTTTGTACAGGACGCCCACCCAGGAGGACAGGATGTCCACCACGGCCAGATCGTGGCTGATGAACAGGCAGCCGAACCCAAACTCCTCCTGGATGTCCCGGAACAGCTCCAGGACCTTTGCCTGGACCGAAACGTCCAGGGCCGACGTCGGCTCATCCGCTATCAGCAGCCGGGGGTTCAGGCTTAACGCCCGCGCCAGTGATGCCCGCTGCCGTTGGCCGCCGGACAGTTCGTGCGGATACCGGCCCGCGTACGACGCCGGCAACTGGACGGATTCCAGCAGCTCACCGACGCGTTTGCGCGCCTGGGCATCGCTTGGCCGGGTATGGATGAGCATCGGCTCGGCGATGCACTCGCCAATGGTCAGCTGCGGGTTAAACGACGCGGCCGGGTCCTGGAACACGAAGCCAATGTCCTTCCGGAGCGGCTTGAAGGTGCGTTCCCGAAGGTTGAGCATCTCGTAGCCCAGCACCTTGAGGCTGCCCCCGGTAGTCCGGTTAAGCCCGGCGATGGCCCGCCC
Protein-coding regions in this window:
- a CDS encoding chorismate mutase, which produces MTQHNPTSPGSDDFDPSASSLAGHVDDSVMAELLSIRSSIDNIDATLVYLLAERFKATQKVGFLKATHRLPAGDPGREAAQIARLRRLAEDAHLDPAFAEKFLNFIIGEVIRHHEAIAEDHQASSGQQPQTSALA
- a CDS encoding DUF4166 domain-containing protein, which encodes MNVPIYQQALGGEFSRLQPELQEYFSLVPGSGQYGVGEGTFDVVGCRQRWLRPLLRLTGGEEAFFPEYGENVPFRIENHAHQDPFGRSSLTARREIRFPERTRLFQDTTSVTNRGGSTQLVDYVGRYRRLVTDLNLSVTAGGRLRGVSEASRLFLGPLRVPLPAALDAKAYAEQWWDPAEGSNGRHRIQVKVIQPQIGLVLVYAGAFDYRLRTYTGGSSAQSYLPRYAQPDRWENRV